Proteins found in one Neodiprion lecontei isolate iyNeoLeco1 chromosome 6, iyNeoLeco1.1, whole genome shotgun sequence genomic segment:
- the LOC107223060 gene encoding transient receptor potential protein, which produces MNPSESQQNLLSNETRAPSVASLQPPTEYSLGSIEKHFLLSAERGDCATVKRLLEEHKDHPELLNINCVDPLNRSALIAAIENENIELIRLLLELGIQVKDALLHAIKEEYVEAVEILLEWEERTHVAGQPYSWEAVDRSSSNFTPDITPLILAAHKNNYEILKILLDRGATLPTPHDARCGCDECVVSSEQDSLRHSQSRINAYRALTSSSLIALSSRDPLLTAFELSWELRRLSRMEQEFRSEYNEMRELCQTFATSLLDHARTSHELEVMLNYNPTGENWEPGERQTLDRLKLAIKYKQKQFVAHPNVQQLLAAIWYDGLPGFRRKSMIGQLIEVGKLGAMFPVYSSIYMMSPTSKMGLFMKKPFVKFICHSSSYAFFLMLLGMASQRVEYLAIELFGNAWMREILAGWKRRERGCIPGFVESGVIIYIISLLFGEMKSLWSDGLLEYVSDLWNIVDFVQNVFYVIWISLRLTAWFVVQREYWNGSDPWYPRDQWDAFDPMLLSEGAFAAGMIFSFLKLVHIFSVNPHLGPLQISLGRMIIDIIKFFFIYTLVLFAFGCGMNQLMWYYADLEKMKCYHLPSGLPDFDNQEKACSIWRRFANLFETSQSLFWASFGMVDLMSFDLTGIKSFTRFWALLMFGSYSVINVIVLLNMLIAMMSNSYQIISERADTEWKFARSHLWMSYFEEGDTVPPPFNMIPTSKSFNKVLACGNKGRPTRSIIKKSREKALARHDTVMRLLIRRYVTAEQRKRDDFGITEDDVMEIRQDISTLRYELIDILRQNGMRTPEIDKQEAALSGKKGRVMERRLQKDFQIGIVEGIVNAVITSEKEPKDVFSQIARAIGKRSSATSKKDWNAVVRQNTIARDPIGSTNEAFIRQSRRSLRRHLSNFPDSDLASMDPERLLEYNPNLSVVSPTTRIAYAKFIMSRIKNDEKVVQSGEGASNSANVSRGSSTRARSNEPLQRQPTATPSLAGSLSESIRKGMIKGMSTNSFDKAGEAGAGLEVKGTEHRSPTPIPEDPSEEDAARNKSSGSPPNPKPDSSSNAAPDERAKKDEEETKRPGNDSGKENKSEEAPKAGSTSKAMETAKSPTVAAEPESGPPIATTKLRGKSKATGQMMGGWI; this is translated from the exons ATGAATCCATCCGAATCCCAGCAAAATTTACTAAGCAATGAGACGCGAGCACCGTCGGTTGCTTCGCTGCAGCCGCCAACCGAATACTCCCTCGGTTCGATAGAGAAACACTTTTTGTTGAGCGCTGAACGAGGTGACTGTGCTACGGTTAAAAG ACTCCTCGAGGAGCACAAGGACCATCCAGAGTTGCTCAACATCAACTGCGTCGATCCTTTGAATAGATCTGCACTGATTGCCGCGATAGAGAATGAGAATATCGAATTAATCCGGCTGCTTTTGGAGTTGGGAATTCAAGTCAAG GACGCGCTTTTACACGCGATTAAAGAGGAGTACGTCGAAGCTGTAGAAATATTGCTGGAATGGGAGGAAAGAACGCATGTGGCTGGTCAGCCTTAC AGCTGGGAGGCCGTGGACAGATCCTCGTCAAACTTCACCCCAGATATAACACCCCTGATACTGGCAGCGCACAAAAACAATtacgaaattttaaaaatcctCTTAGATCGAGGAGCGACTTTACCGACTCCCCACGATGCTCG ATGCGGATGCGACGAGTGCGTGGTTTCCAGCGAGCAGGACTCGCTGAGGCACTCGCAGTCGAGAATAAACGCCTACAGAGCCCTGACTTCATCTTCATTGATAGCACTCTCGTCCAGAGACCCGCTGCTAACGGCGTTCGAATTGTCCTGGGAACTGAGGCGACTCAGTCGAATGGAGCAGGAGTTTCGTTCCGAATACAAC GAAATGAGAGAGCTCTGTCAAACTTTCGCCACCTCTCTGCTGGACCACGCGAGGACGTCGCACGAGTTGGAAGTAATGCTGAACTACAATCCAACCGGGGAGAATTGGGAACCTGGTGAAAGACAGACTCTGGATCGCCTGAAGCTCGCTATAAAGTACAAGCAGAAACAG TTCGTAGCTCATCCTAACGTCCAGCAATTGTTGGCTGCAATTTGGTACGACGGATTACCCGGTTTCAGGAGAAAAAGTATGATCGGGCAGCTGATCGAGGTTGGTAAACTGGGCGCTATGTTCCCGGTTTACAGTTCGATATACATGATGTCGCCAACGTCGAAAATGGGACTCTTCATGAAAAAACCATTCGTCAAATTCATATGCCACTCTTCTTCCTACgcattttttctca TGCTACTGGGCATGGCTTCGCAGCGGGTCGAATACCTGGCTATCGAATTATTCGGCAACGCTTGGATGCGAGAAATTTTAGCAGGTTGGAAGCGTAGAGAACGTGGCTGTATTCCGGGATTCGTCGAATCTGGAGTTATCATATACATCATAA GTTTACTTTTTGGCGAGATGAAATCCTTGTGGTCCGACGGCCTCCTGGAGTACGTATCCGATCTCTGGAACATAGTAGACTTTGTCCAAAACGTTTTTTACGTTATATGGATAAGTTTAAGACTCACGGCATGGTTCGTCGTTCAG AGAGAATATTGGAACGGCAGCGATCCGTGGTACCCACGTGATCAGTGGGACGCTTTCGATCCGATGCTTCTTTCGGAAGGAGCTTTCGCAGCAGGGATGATATTCAG cTTCTTGAAGCTCGTCCACATATTCAGCGTAAATCCCCACCTCGGACCTCTCCAGATATCTTTGGGCAGAATGATAATCGATATCATAAAattcttctttatttacaCCCTCGTGCTCTTCGCTTTTGGATGCG GCATGAATCAATTGATGTGGTACTACGCTGACTTGGAGAAAATGAAGTGTTACCATTTACCTAGCGGGCTACCGGACTTCGACAATCAGGAAAAGGCTTGTTCCATATGGAGACGATTTGCCAA CCTATTCGAAACCTCTCAGTCTCTCTTCTGGGCCAGTTTCGGGATGGTCGATTTGATGTCCTTCGACCTAACTGGCATCAAAAGTTTCACTCGATTCTGGGCTCTGCTGATGTTCGGCTCGTATTCCGTGATAAACGTAATCGTTCTACTGAATATGCTTATCGCCATGATGTCCAACTCCTATCAAATAATATCT GAAAGAGCCGATACCGAATGGAAATTTGCCAGAAGTCACTTGTGGATGAGTTACTTCGAGGAGGGTGATACCGTCCCACCACCTTTCAACATGATCCCGACCAGCAAATCCTTCAACAAAGTCCTTGCTTGCGGTAACAAAGGTCGTCCAACCAGATCGATCATA AAAAAATCGCGAGAAAAGGCACTGGCCAGACACGATACCGTGATGCGTCTCTTGATCCGTCGCTACGTAACTGCCGAGCAGCGAAAACGTGACGATTTTGGAATAACTGAGGACGACGTGATGGAAATTCGACAGGACATATCCACCCTTCGTTACGAGCTCATCGATATTCTCAGGCAAAACGGAATGCGAACGCCGGAGATCGACAAGCAGGAAGCAGCGC TTTCTGGAAAGAAGGGACGAGTGATGGAGCGCCGTTTGCAGAAGGACTTCCAGATCGGAATCGTCGAGGGTATCGTTAACGCGGTGATAACGAGCGAGAAGGAGCCGAAAGACGTCTTCAGCCAGATAGCCCGAGCGATCGGCAAGCGAAGCAGCGCGACAAGCAAAAAGGACTGGAACGCTGTGGTCAGGCAAAACACAATTGCCCGCGATCCGATCGGCAGTACGAACGAAGCTTTCATAAGACAGTCGAGGAGAAGCTTGCGACGACATCTTTCAAACTTCCCAGACTCGGACTTGGCATCGATGGACCCGGAACGTCTACTGGAGTACAATCCGAATCTGAGCGTAGTTTCCCCAACGACGCGAATCGCCTACGCGAAGTTCATCATGAGCCGGATAAAGAACGACGAGAAGGTCGTGCAAAGCGGGGAAG gAGCTTCGAACAGCGCGAACGTGTCCCGAGGATCAAGCACAAGAGCGAGAAGCAACGAACCGTTGCAGAGGCAGCCAACGGCGACACCTTCGCTGGCCGGATCGTTGTCAGAATCGATAAGAAAGGGTATGATAAAAGGCATGAGTACAAACAGCTTTGATAAAGCGGGAGAAGCGGGTGCAGGATTGGAGGTGAAGGGAACTGAGCACCGATCGCCAACACCGATACCGGAAGATCCATCCGAGGAGGACGCAGCCAGGAATAAATCCAGCGGCTCACCGCCAAACCCAAAACCTGATTCAAGCTCGAACGCGGCACCGGATGAGAGGGCAAAGAAAGATGAGGAGGAAACTAAAAGGCCGGGGAATGATTCCggcaaagaaaataaatccGAAGAGGCACCGAAGGCCGGCTCGACTTCTAAGGCTATGGAAACGGCGAAATCACCGACGGTTGCCGCGGAACCGGAATCTGGTCCACCGATAGCCACAACGAAACTTCGAGGAAAGTCGAAAGCGACTGGACAGATGATGGGCGGATggatataa
- the LOC107222771 gene encoding cytochrome b5 isoform X2 translates to MTEPMSKYSLEEVSKNDGTNGARVWIIINDDVLDVTNNLDEHPGGRDSILEYAGQDATKAFNDVGHSGDARSYLKGAKIGELIEEDKLANRKKKNQSAESSTKTASHRSVLSIISCGLCG, encoded by the exons ATGACGGAACCCATGAGCAAATACTCCCTCGAGGAGGTGTCAAAGAATGACGGAACCAACGGAGCAAGAGTATGGATAATAATCAACGACGATGTACTCGATGTTACAAATAATCTAGACGAG CATCCTGGCGGTAGAGATTCTATATTGGAATACGCGGGTCAAGATGCGACGAAAGCTTTCAACGACGTCGGTCATTCCGGAGATGCGCGGAGCTATTTGAAAGGTGCAAAAATTGGCGAATTAATCGAG GAAGACAAATTGGCtaacagaaagaaaaagaaccaATCCGCTGAAAGTTCAACGAAAACTGCGTCTCACAG GAGTGTTTTGTCGATAATATCTTGTGGATTATGCGGGTAA
- the LOC107222771 gene encoding cytochrome b5 isoform X1, whose translation MINCYSLVELRHCFYFNDAAMLVSTSQHPGGRDSILEYAGQDATKAFNDVGHSGDARSYLKGAKIGELIEEDKLANRKKKNQSAESSTKTASHRSVLSIISCGLCG comes from the exons ATGATTAATTGTTATTCGTTAGTCGAGTTAAgacattgtttttatttcaacgatgCGGCGATGTTGGTATCGACATCACAG CATCCTGGCGGTAGAGATTCTATATTGGAATACGCGGGTCAAGATGCGACGAAAGCTTTCAACGACGTCGGTCATTCCGGAGATGCGCGGAGCTATTTGAAAGGTGCAAAAATTGGCGAATTAATCGAG GAAGACAAATTGGCtaacagaaagaaaaagaaccaATCCGCTGAAAGTTCAACGAAAACTGCGTCTCACAG GAGTGTTTTGTCGATAATATCTTGTGGATTATGCGGGTAA
- the LOC107223177 gene encoding protein cramped-like isoform X2 has product MDVEQVSEEASKNKEPIDQTESQPVKRHCASTSPNQVASTSDIKVSTDSKNSHIRIVKGTKKIRIDSGDFTHTSDKKDAKDDESIEAKVVRSLKRSSELWSMEDKNTFFKAINEYGKDFDALQSYFLSQGKKKGVAEPKNKEQIRHFYYRTWHKISKHLKFSEDVKKASQELYGLINYGELRRKMPRMHEKAQLKLNELIYWGSTQVRLRGKTLRIKTPICRTLRKLNQLEDWQEEIKLPSKVSIELRPGNNLAWWQVQAAAMNPRVRALVPIQRRLSTLLIFLQQRWRSSKYKISQAGGDFKESRLLRVAPPDGCKISLPTVNLGEYLTSDSVSLNSYEKKLCLKSSKLELLGSVQQLKGVRRRGIKKNRSDKRLRSRTEDQALPTDNNSDVDATDSTLMDKTLFGNDRPVSEHPNGPNRFPGRENVSRIRLGWNNEEANTITVGDLYLMFGRDSKILLEYWWDPPNREAQMQLTDKPKSISSFYDDTLSLALQKLLSIAKHSYGASKGYENNSGSNETVVSSRILSTKDSTFRRPLIPQPYHKIGPSDSFKSQLDKFKYRYGKRARTVRQKNLVQRVVPTQISKPPDKPAAFIHEESGGHPILQGPINNECEKNLDADEFDEQQGDETERKHFLGVLSSDEAQSNKPCNSIITSATQILKEGEQQWLNSEVADFSLSSFLGQLESSVKISQQSQVGGHIAEDTRPASDVVSQMQGLMGENSVDYLAKFANLASQIANDDHHKNK; this is encoded by the exons AT GGATGTCGAACAAGTCTCGGAAGAAGCGAGTAAAAATAAGGAGCCAATCGACCAGACCGAGAGTCAACCTGTTAAAAGGCACTGCGCTTCAACTTCCCCTAATCAAGTCGCGTCGACGTCGGATATTAAAGTTTCGactgattcaaaaaattctcatatTCGTATTGTCAagggtacaaaaaaaatcaggatCGACTCGGGTGATTTCACTCACACGAGCGACAAAAAAG ACGCAAAGGATGACGAGAGCATTGAAGCTAAAGTTGTCAGGTCTTTAAAAAGATCGTCCGAATTGTGGTCCATGGAGGACaagaatacatttttcaaagcgATTAACGAGTACGGCAAGGATTTTGATGCCCTTCAAAGTTACTTTCTGAGTCaaggaaagaagaaaggaGTAGCCGAGCCGAAAAATAAAGAGCAAATTCGTCACTTCTATTACCGAACATGGCATAAAATATCTAAGCATCTTAAATTCTCCGAAG ATGTTAAAAAAGCTTCCCAAGAATTGTATGGACTCATTAACTACGGcgaattgagaagaaaaatgccGAGAATGCACGAAAAAGCTCAGCTTAAATTAAACGAACTCATTTATTGGGGATCCACGCAAGTTAGATTGAGAGGAAAAACGTTACGAATCAAAACTCCGATTTGTAGAACATTGAGGAAACTTAATCAGCTTGAAG ATTGGCAGGAAGAAATAAAGCTTCCATCAAAAGTGAGCATAGAGTTACGCCCTGGGAACAATTTGGCTTGGTGGCAAGTGCAAGCAGCTGCAATGAATCCGAGAGTACGTGCCCTGGTTCCGATTCAACGTCGCTTATCAACATTATTGATATTCTTGCAGCAACGATGGCGTTCttcaaaatacaaaatc AGCCAAGCAGGTGGAGATTTCAAAGAATCCAGATTGTTGCGGGTAGCCCCACCCGACGGATGTAAGATATCTTTGCCAACCGTTAATCTTGGAGAATACCTCACTAGCGATAGCGTTAGTCTGAACTCCTATGAGAAAAAGCTCTGTCTCAAAAGTTCAAAACTTGAGCTTCTTGGATCGGTGCAACAGTTGAAAGGCGTTCGTAGAagaggaataaagaaaaatagatcTGATAAAAGATTACGGAGTCGTACGGAAGATCAGGCACTTCCCACAGATAACAACAGCGACGTCGATGCCACTGATTCGACCTTAATGGATAAAACTTTATTTGGTAATGATCGACCGGTATCAGAACACCCAAATGGACCCAACAGGTTTCCTGGTAGAGAAAATGTGTCTAGAATACGCCTAGGGTGGAACAACGAAGAAGCAAATACCATTACAGTTGGAGATCTGTATCTTATG TTTGGTCGCGACTCAAAAATACTTTTAGAATATTGGTGGGACCCGCCGAATAGAGAGGCGCAAATGCAGCTTACAGACAAGCCAAAATCGATTAGCAGTTTTTATGACGACACTTTGTCTTTGGCGCTGCAAAAATTACTGTCCATAGCGAAGCACAGTTATGGCGCGAGTAAG GGATACGAAAACAATTCAGGAAGCAACGAAACAGTCGTTTCGTCACGTATTTTGTCAACTAAGGATTCGACGTTTAGACGCCCTCTGATCCCGCAGCCATATCATAAAATTGGTCCGTCGGATTCTTTCAAATCCCAGCTTGAC aaattcaAATACCGTTACGGTAAACGAGCGAGGACGGTGCGGCAAAAAAATCTCGTTCAACGCGTTGTGCCTACGCAGATATCAAAGCCTCCCGACAAACCGGCGGCCTTTATCCACGAAGAATCGGGCGGACATCCGATATTGCAGGGTCCGATTAATaacgaatgtgaaaaaaatctagaTGCTGATGAGTTTGACGAGCAACAGGGGGATGAAACAGAGAGAAAACATTTCTTAGGCGTATTGTCGTCCGATGAAGCTCAATCCAACAAACCATGCAACTCGATAATAACTAGTGCAACTCAAATCCTCAAAGAAGGGGAACAACAGTGGTTAAACAGCGAG GTCGCCGACTTTTCGCTCAGCAGCTTTTTAGGTCAGCTTGAatcgtcggtaaaaatttctcaacaaaGTCAAGTTGGAGGGCATATTGCAGAAGATACTCGACCAGCATCAGAC GTCGTATCACAAATGCAGggactgatgggagaaaacaGCGTTGATTACCTCGCGAAATTCGCCAATCTAGCATCGCAAATAGCTAACGACGACCATCACAAGAATAAATGA
- the LOC107223177 gene encoding protein cramped-like isoform X1: protein MDVEQVSEEASKNKEPIDQTESQPVKRHCASTSPNQVASTSDIKVSTDSKNSHIRIVKGTKKIRIDSGDFTHTSDKKDAKDDESIEAKVVRSLKRSSELWSMEDKNTFFKAINEYGKDFDALQSYFLSQGKKKGVAEPKNKEQIRHFYYRTWHKISKHLKFSEDVKKASQELYGLINYGELRRKMPRMHEKAQLKLNELIYWGSTQVRLRGKTLRIKTPICRTLRKLNQLEDWQEEIKLPSKVSIELRPGNNLAWWQVQAAAMNPRVRALVPIQRRLSTLLIFLQQRWRSSKYKICANIESQAGGDFKESRLLRVAPPDGCKISLPTVNLGEYLTSDSVSLNSYEKKLCLKSSKLELLGSVQQLKGVRRRGIKKNRSDKRLRSRTEDQALPTDNNSDVDATDSTLMDKTLFGNDRPVSEHPNGPNRFPGRENVSRIRLGWNNEEANTITVGDLYLMFGRDSKILLEYWWDPPNREAQMQLTDKPKSISSFYDDTLSLALQKLLSIAKHSYGASKGYENNSGSNETVVSSRILSTKDSTFRRPLIPQPYHKIGPSDSFKSQLDKFKYRYGKRARTVRQKNLVQRVVPTQISKPPDKPAAFIHEESGGHPILQGPINNECEKNLDADEFDEQQGDETERKHFLGVLSSDEAQSNKPCNSIITSATQILKEGEQQWLNSEVADFSLSSFLGQLESSVKISQQSQVGGHIAEDTRPASDVVSQMQGLMGENSVDYLAKFANLASQIANDDHHKNK, encoded by the exons AT GGATGTCGAACAAGTCTCGGAAGAAGCGAGTAAAAATAAGGAGCCAATCGACCAGACCGAGAGTCAACCTGTTAAAAGGCACTGCGCTTCAACTTCCCCTAATCAAGTCGCGTCGACGTCGGATATTAAAGTTTCGactgattcaaaaaattctcatatTCGTATTGTCAagggtacaaaaaaaatcaggatCGACTCGGGTGATTTCACTCACACGAGCGACAAAAAAG ACGCAAAGGATGACGAGAGCATTGAAGCTAAAGTTGTCAGGTCTTTAAAAAGATCGTCCGAATTGTGGTCCATGGAGGACaagaatacatttttcaaagcgATTAACGAGTACGGCAAGGATTTTGATGCCCTTCAAAGTTACTTTCTGAGTCaaggaaagaagaaaggaGTAGCCGAGCCGAAAAATAAAGAGCAAATTCGTCACTTCTATTACCGAACATGGCATAAAATATCTAAGCATCTTAAATTCTCCGAAG ATGTTAAAAAAGCTTCCCAAGAATTGTATGGACTCATTAACTACGGcgaattgagaagaaaaatgccGAGAATGCACGAAAAAGCTCAGCTTAAATTAAACGAACTCATTTATTGGGGATCCACGCAAGTTAGATTGAGAGGAAAAACGTTACGAATCAAAACTCCGATTTGTAGAACATTGAGGAAACTTAATCAGCTTGAAG ATTGGCAGGAAGAAATAAAGCTTCCATCAAAAGTGAGCATAGAGTTACGCCCTGGGAACAATTTGGCTTGGTGGCAAGTGCAAGCAGCTGCAATGAATCCGAGAGTACGTGCCCTGGTTCCGATTCAACGTCGCTTATCAACATTATTGATATTCTTGCAGCAACGATGGCGTTCttcaaaatacaaaatc TGCGCTAACATTGAGAGCCAAGCAGGTGGAGATTTCAAAGAATCCAGATTGTTGCGGGTAGCCCCACCCGACGGATGTAAGATATCTTTGCCAACCGTTAATCTTGGAGAATACCTCACTAGCGATAGCGTTAGTCTGAACTCCTATGAGAAAAAGCTCTGTCTCAAAAGTTCAAAACTTGAGCTTCTTGGATCGGTGCAACAGTTGAAAGGCGTTCGTAGAagaggaataaagaaaaatagatcTGATAAAAGATTACGGAGTCGTACGGAAGATCAGGCACTTCCCACAGATAACAACAGCGACGTCGATGCCACTGATTCGACCTTAATGGATAAAACTTTATTTGGTAATGATCGACCGGTATCAGAACACCCAAATGGACCCAACAGGTTTCCTGGTAGAGAAAATGTGTCTAGAATACGCCTAGGGTGGAACAACGAAGAAGCAAATACCATTACAGTTGGAGATCTGTATCTTATG TTTGGTCGCGACTCAAAAATACTTTTAGAATATTGGTGGGACCCGCCGAATAGAGAGGCGCAAATGCAGCTTACAGACAAGCCAAAATCGATTAGCAGTTTTTATGACGACACTTTGTCTTTGGCGCTGCAAAAATTACTGTCCATAGCGAAGCACAGTTATGGCGCGAGTAAG GGATACGAAAACAATTCAGGAAGCAACGAAACAGTCGTTTCGTCACGTATTTTGTCAACTAAGGATTCGACGTTTAGACGCCCTCTGATCCCGCAGCCATATCATAAAATTGGTCCGTCGGATTCTTTCAAATCCCAGCTTGAC aaattcaAATACCGTTACGGTAAACGAGCGAGGACGGTGCGGCAAAAAAATCTCGTTCAACGCGTTGTGCCTACGCAGATATCAAAGCCTCCCGACAAACCGGCGGCCTTTATCCACGAAGAATCGGGCGGACATCCGATATTGCAGGGTCCGATTAATaacgaatgtgaaaaaaatctagaTGCTGATGAGTTTGACGAGCAACAGGGGGATGAAACAGAGAGAAAACATTTCTTAGGCGTATTGTCGTCCGATGAAGCTCAATCCAACAAACCATGCAACTCGATAATAACTAGTGCAACTCAAATCCTCAAAGAAGGGGAACAACAGTGGTTAAACAGCGAG GTCGCCGACTTTTCGCTCAGCAGCTTTTTAGGTCAGCTTGAatcgtcggtaaaaatttctcaacaaaGTCAAGTTGGAGGGCATATTGCAGAAGATACTCGACCAGCATCAGAC GTCGTATCACAAATGCAGggactgatgggagaaaacaGCGTTGATTACCTCGCGAAATTCGCCAATCTAGCATCGCAAATAGCTAACGACGACCATCACAAGAATAAATGA
- the LOC107223038 gene encoding ETS homologous factor isoform X2, which yields MKLEHDMESDSFYTDQTNGSVLRFCNYDDVCSIDHFHSNNKISPVDCSRDPYYDSGKPLQLLNLDAQSKAKSEIHNWNIEIEDPYNKSRYSSDEDMKPDCNSWMRKPIEYWDTLETKSWLLSSFMKLGIHYEKLCTVAEEFSMPGNKLVQLSLQDFVNRDHDNGGRLYEILQEHRDMKYHSYSFAKFPPECSDDETSVTISQNYSDEESVISTDYIKKRQPGRPRSLSTKQKPVKNERLWEYVRNLLLNPKFCPQWICWEDYEKKRFRFVKSDCVAKMWGSRKHNPDMTYEKFSRAMRYYYKKGIFVAVQGRRLVYQFGPAATGLETDDPNFRKSQF from the exons ATGAAACTCGAACACGACATGGAAAGCGACTCGTTTTACACGGATCAAACGAACGGGAGTGTTCTTCGTTTTTGCAATTATGACGACGTCTGCTCCATCGACCATTTTCACTCCAACAACAAGATATCACCA GTCGATTGCTCACGTGATCCTTACTACGACAGTGGTAAACCTCTGCAATTGCTGAACCTGGACGCGCAGAGCAAGGCGAAGAGCGAGATTCACAATTGGAATATCGAAATTGAAGATCCGTACAACAAATCGCGTTACA GTAGCGACGAAGATATGAAACCCGATTGCAACAGCTGGATGAGAAAACCGATTGAGTACTGGGATACGTTAGAGACGAAAAGTTGGCTCCTTTCGAGTTTTATGAAATTAGGTATTCACTATGAAAAACTCTGCACTGTTGCCGAGGAATTTTCTATGCCAGGAAATAAACTTGTACAATTATCGCTGCAAGATTTCGTCAACCGTGATCACGACAACGGAGGAAGACTTTACGAAATATTACAGGAGCACCGCGACATGAAATATCACT CATACTCGTTCGCAAAATTTCCACCGGAATGTTCCGACGATGAAACATCCGTTACCATCAGCCAAAACTATTCCG ACGAAGAATCGGTGATCAGTACGGATTATATTAAAAAACGACAACCTGGAAGACCTCGAAGTTTAAGTACCAAACAGAAACCTG TCAAAAACGAGAGACTTTGGGAATATGTGAGAAACTTGCTACTCAATCCAAAGTTTTGCCCGCAATGGATATGCTGGGAAGATTACGAAAAGAAGAGATTTCGTTTTGTGAAAAGTGACTGCGTGGCGAAAATGTGGGGATCGCGTAAACACAATCCGGACATGACTTACGAAAAATTCAGCCGTGCGATGAG ATATTACTACAAAAAAGGTATATTCGTCGCTGTCCAAGGAAGGCGTCTCGTTTATCAATTTGGTCCCGCAGCGACGGGCCTAGAAACGGACGATCCAAATTTCAGGAAATCACAATTTTAA
- the LOC107223038 gene encoding ETS-related transcription factor Elf-5 isoform X1, translating into MKLEHDMESDSFYTDQTNGSVLRFCNYDDVCSIDHFHSNNKISPVDCSRDPYYDSGKPLQLLNLDAQSKAKSEIHNWNIEIEDPYNKSRYSSDEDMKPDCNSWMRKPIEYWDTLETKSWLLSSFMKLGIHYEKLCTVAEEFSMPGNKLVQLSLQDFVNRDHDNGGRLYEILQEHRDMKYHSYSFAKFPPECSDDETSVTISQNYSDEESVISTDYIKKRQPGRPRSLSTKQKPAVKNERLWEYVRNLLLNPKFCPQWICWEDYEKKRFRFVKSDCVAKMWGSRKHNPDMTYEKFSRAMRYYYKKGIFVAVQGRRLVYQFGPAATGLETDDPNFRKSQF; encoded by the exons ATGAAACTCGAACACGACATGGAAAGCGACTCGTTTTACACGGATCAAACGAACGGGAGTGTTCTTCGTTTTTGCAATTATGACGACGTCTGCTCCATCGACCATTTTCACTCCAACAACAAGATATCACCA GTCGATTGCTCACGTGATCCTTACTACGACAGTGGTAAACCTCTGCAATTGCTGAACCTGGACGCGCAGAGCAAGGCGAAGAGCGAGATTCACAATTGGAATATCGAAATTGAAGATCCGTACAACAAATCGCGTTACA GTAGCGACGAAGATATGAAACCCGATTGCAACAGCTGGATGAGAAAACCGATTGAGTACTGGGATACGTTAGAGACGAAAAGTTGGCTCCTTTCGAGTTTTATGAAATTAGGTATTCACTATGAAAAACTCTGCACTGTTGCCGAGGAATTTTCTATGCCAGGAAATAAACTTGTACAATTATCGCTGCAAGATTTCGTCAACCGTGATCACGACAACGGAGGAAGACTTTACGAAATATTACAGGAGCACCGCGACATGAAATATCACT CATACTCGTTCGCAAAATTTCCACCGGAATGTTCCGACGATGAAACATCCGTTACCATCAGCCAAAACTATTCCG ACGAAGAATCGGTGATCAGTACGGATTATATTAAAAAACGACAACCTGGAAGACCTCGAAGTTTAAGTACCAAACAGAAACCTG CAGTCAAAAACGAGAGACTTTGGGAATATGTGAGAAACTTGCTACTCAATCCAAAGTTTTGCCCGCAATGGATATGCTGGGAAGATTACGAAAAGAAGAGATTTCGTTTTGTGAAAAGTGACTGCGTGGCGAAAATGTGGGGATCGCGTAAACACAATCCGGACATGACTTACGAAAAATTCAGCCGTGCGATGAG ATATTACTACAAAAAAGGTATATTCGTCGCTGTCCAAGGAAGGCGTCTCGTTTATCAATTTGGTCCCGCAGCGACGGGCCTAGAAACGGACGATCCAAATTTCAGGAAATCACAATTTTAA